The proteins below come from a single Amphiura filiformis chromosome 15, Afil_fr2py, whole genome shotgun sequence genomic window:
- the LOC140171566 gene encoding gastric triacylglycerol lipase-like: MAIIKGLSIVGLLLAILFAFFGFEPFSPENGDTDWTIIPRKIAELINATIEAQISEACRLPEENQRTAYDEPDTVFNATGLISSKGYPVENYDVQTEDGFLLGLVRIPHGKTNSKDKGQKPSVLLQHGILACSTNWVSNLANESLAFILADNGYDVWMGNIRGNTYSKKHKHLTEDQEQFWEWSIDEMAKYDLPAMVDHILNTTGHSQISYIGHSQGTTMAFAGLSISKELQSKLNLFVALAPVVYTSHMTSPLLDFAKPSMYRPLFDALRLIGMYELLPKKEIGDFWANTICSHDHAVVLCRSLIFLFGGFSCQHMNTTRIPVYISNSPAGTSLKNVEHWAQVVYSASIARFDYGDDENIKHYGQNKPPMYQMHDIDIPVALFYGAKDILAQPKDVYKLLSQLKNVIYKKEIETYGHLDFIWAVDSVNYVYKDVLKILGGIYNG, encoded by the exons ATGGCGATCATCAAAGGCCTTTCAATCGTAGGCCTGTTACTTGCAATATTGTTCGCATTCTTTGGCTTCGAACCATTTTCTCCTGAGAATGGCGATACAGATTGGACTATAATACCACGTAAGATTGCTGAACTTATCAATGCTACAATTGAAGCACAGATTTCAGAGGCATGTCGCCTGCCAGAAGAAAACCAAAGAACAGCTTATGATGAACCGGATACAGTTTTCAACGCG aCTGGATTAATCAGTAGTAAAGGTTATCCAGTAGAAAACTATGATGTCCAAACAGAGGATGGTTTCCTGCTTGGTTTAGTGAGAATACCACATGGAAAGACTAACTCAAAAGATAAAG GTCAGAAACCATCAGTTTTATTACAGCATGGCATATTGGCTTGTTCCACTAACTGGGTAAGCAATCTAGCCAATGAGAGCCTGGCTTTCATCTTGGCAGATAATGGATATGATGTATGGATGGGTAATATAAGAGGAAACACGTACAGCAAGAAACACAAGCATCTGACAGAGGACCAGGAGCAATTCTGGGAGTGGAG tatAGATGAGATGGCCAAGTATGACCTTCCAGCCATGGTGGATCACATTCTCAATACAACAGGCCATAGCCAGATTTCATACATCGGTCATTCACAAGGCACTACAATGGCATTTGCTGGTTTATCCATAAGCAAGGAATTGCAGAGTAAACTCAATCTTTTTGTAGCTCTTGCACCAGTGGTGTATACATCTCATATGACCAGCCCATTGCTTGATTTTGCCAAGCCATCAATGTATCGTCCATTATTT GATGCTCTCAGGTTAATCGGCATGTATGAACTTCTCCCAAAAAAGGAAATTGGTGATTTTTGGGCCAATACTATATGCAGCCATGACCATGCAGTTGTCCTGTGTAGGAGTCTAATATTTCTTTTTGGTGGTTTTAGTTGTCAACACATGAACACTACAAGAATACCTGTGTATATATCTAATTCACCAGCGGGGACTTCATTGAAGAATGTTGAACACTGGGCACAG GTAGTGTACTCTGCAAGCATTGCTAGAtttgattatggtgatgatgaaaaCATTAAACACTATGGTCAG AATAAACCACCAATGTACCAGATGCATGACATAGACATCCCGGTGGCTCTTTTCTACGGGGCAAAAGACATTCTAGCACAACCAAAGGATGTTTACAAACTTTTATCGCAGCTGAAAAATGTTATTTATAAGAAAGAAATTGAAACATACGGACATTTAGATTTTATATGGGCTGTTGATTCTGTAAATTATGTGTATAAAGATGTACTTAAAATTCTTGGAGGAATTTATAATGGATAG
- the LOC140170912 gene encoding uncharacterized protein: protein MTDNNQGTSRKAQGEESTDSESVHEEELQGISSGHDKTIKATNKTRKLKSKTGKRKSKNGKRKFKTNYSVSDSSEDESNKQARKKLKSKHVVWSSDDDFVDKPNAIKRNSPRKTIVEDNQEKQEHVPHWKKRLAIRRRKRAEIAKSRKTLTKREKKKQLKEKMYKNKREKHLAKQQELKKQKELDRLFQEELRRHKRDLDRSINLERSTHKRHPNFNSTETEFRLSFSNLDNINSFSGIQEQIELLFERAIERALDQLNVSQDDSIRIILTNPSLDRTISMSFAQMSQFDIAQHLLTKLEKIIQSNENFHFLADMRLIIVVSHKPKQKGGHFARRTTLSIKKYLQKKKAIVVIKNRNDDMCFARALAVTIAMSEKKENQIDRKTYNKIVNGRPEQYWRAFALHDKASVEMGVLCGKNEWSKFQEVLEREHPKKYGINVWVMGDYPKNKQIYVGSPTSEKQLHVLHVDNHYHAINSITGFLCKNYYCPHCNKGYQEKGKHQCLNTCQRCRKDNCDGDLRCTNCNRYFNSEQSLAFHLRNVKCQTVIQEQNLKYCNMCNRHFKSIKCLSNHLMKSKKKKVSVCDLYKKCKDCGVTYNKKKYQNEDDRDDNDSRLTKHQCDEVSCFICNGIYPPDHVCYIRKIASDTEQKGKKKPKHIENKEDENTKDDDELDLDDCPDSDDDEMEYDAISTKVDKKGQNYKYIFFDFESMFQNDEHVPNLCVCQWRCEVCLRNEKDQTPRDESYVILNPNEEAESEVDVKYPVDSCRCGKERQKIFQGPNTKAEFAKFLLSDYNQDTIVISHNGKAYDNIFALNEFLKCKGVLPDVIFTGGKIMCLKIQAINLKMIDSHNFCTMPLSQFPKTFQLTELKKGYFPYFWNTPEHQDYIGELPPIEAYGASSMKPDARKSFLEWYKKQKDAGIQFHLQEELREYCVSDVTILTQGCLKFRDIFMEASINENVVGDCGVDVFKTCITIASACSYIYRRNFMPEKSIAILPPDGFVGNTLQSKKALQWLYYQEQTRNIQIQHYGRGKEVKILGKYRVDGIHGKTVFSFMGDYWHGNLRKYKSKTLNKKVGRTMGELNLDTMDRKREIEQAGYKVIAIWEDEFDEMLKDERVQHILRDFNYQEPLKPRDAYFGGRTGATKLYYKAKEDELLRYYDVTSLYPFTMYDMDFPVGKHEIITDPADQNISSYFGLAKVTVLPPQNLYHPVLPFRCNNKLLFTLCRTCGEINTSPKVEKDESYIIRKCSHDVEKRQWTGTYTTIELEEAVREGYLIQRIHQVWHFKNKSRDLFKRYISTFLRYKQESGGYPKDCVTDKEREDYVSDYLQHQGIALRPDKIKVNPGLRATSKMCLNSLYGKFGQRNNLPSKRYVENIGQLWYHLDSPEYEVHDVRFISDDCAQLHFTKANEFVLPSKHTNVVIAAWTTSLARLQLYKYLKALQRRVCYYDTDSVIFVSKKNPPPGEYEPLLGNYLGDLTNEISGDDEMEEFISAGSKNYTYRLKSGETVSKVRGFTLNFHASQQINFDSIKAMVLGEGQQEIVVHNEHQIVRNMSTITIHNKPMSKKYRKVFNKRILEKGFDSYPHGYIFE, encoded by the coding sequence ATGACCGACAACAACCAGGGCACAAGCCGCAAGGCCCAGGGCGAAGAAAGTACGGATAGTGAGAGTGTACACGAAGAAGAATTGCAAGGTATTTCTAGTGGTCATGACAAAACTATAAAAGCAACCAATAAAACGAGAAAACTCAAAAGCAAAACAGGGAAACGCAAAAGCAAAAATGGGAAACGAAAATTCAAAACGAATTACAGTGTAAGCGATTCATCGGAAGATGAATCAAATAAACAGGCTAGGAAGAAGTTAAAGTCTAAACATGTTGTTTGGTCCTCCGACGATGATTTTGTTGACAAACCTAACGCTATCAAACGAAATTCACCGCGTAAAACCATTGTCGAAGATAACCAAGAAAAACAAGAACATGTCCCTCATTGGAAAAAACGATTAGCTATTAGAAGACGTAAGCGCGCTGAAATTGCAAAATCTAGAAAAACTTTAACTAAgcgagaaaagaaaaaacaactaaaagaaaaaatgtacaaaaacaaGAGGGAAAAACATTTGGCCAAACAACAGGaactcaaaaaacaaaaagaactGGACAGGTTATTTCAAGAGGAATTGAGACGACACAAGAGAGACTTGGACCGTTCCATAAACCTGGAACGTTCAACTCATAAAAGACATCCAAATTTTAATTCAACGGAAACAGAATTCAGACTCTCATTTTCAAATTTAGACAACATTAACTCTTTTTCAGGAATACAAGAGCAAATCGAACTGCTCTTTGAGAGAGCCATCGAGAGAGCTCTTGACCAATTAAACGTGTCTCAAGACGATTCTATACGTATAATATTGACCAATCCATCTTTGGATAGAACGATATCAATGTCATTCGCACAGATGAGTCAATTTGACATAGCTCAGCACCTTCTAACCAAATTAGAAAAAATTATTCAGAGTAATGAAAATTTTCATTTCCTAGCAGACATGCGTTTAATCATAGTAGTGTCTCATAAGCCAAAACAAAAGGGCGGACATTTTGCAAGGAGAACTACCCTctcaatcaaaaaatatttgcaaaagaaGAAGGCAATAGTTGTTATTAAAAACAGGAATGATGACATGTGCTTTGCTAGGGCATTAGCCGTAACCATTGCCATgtcagaaaagaaagaaaaccaaATTGATCGTAAGACATACAACAAGATCGTAAATGGTAGGCCTGAGCAATATTGGCGCGCCTTTGCGTTACACGATAAGGCTAGTGTGGAGATGGGTGTACTATGTGGTAAGAATGAGTGGTCTAAATTTCAAGAGGTATTGGAGAGGGAACATCCCAAAAAGTACGGGATTAATGTTTGGGTTATGGGTGATTATCCAAAGAACAAACAAATTTATGTTGGATCTCCAACCTCAGAAAAACAATTACATGTGTTGCACGTTGATAATCATTATCATGCTATCAACAGTATAACAGGCTTTCTTTGTAAAAACTATTATTGTCCACATTGTAACAAAGGTTATCAAGAGAAGGGTAAACATCAATGTCTTAACACGTGTCAAAGATGTCGTAAGGACAATTGCGATGGTGATTTGAGATGCACAAACTGTAACAGATACTTCAACTCGGAACAAAGTCTTGCATTTCATCTGCGTAATGTTAAATGTCAAACTGTCATTCAAGAACAAAATTTAAAGTACTGCAATATGTGTAATAGGCATTTCAAATCCATTAAGTGTCTTTCAAACCATTTGATGAAGAGTAAGAAGAAAAAGGTAAGTGTCTGTGATTTGTACAAAAAGTGTAAAGACTGTGGAGTCACTTATAACAAGAAAAAGTATCAAAATGAAGATGATCGTGATGACAATGATTCCCGTTTGACGAAACACCAATGTGATGAGGTTTCGTGTTTCATATGCAATGGTATTTACCCACCCGATCACGTGTGTTACATACGTAAAATTGCATCAGATACGGAACAAAAAggtaaaaagaaaccaaaacatATAGAAAATAAAGAAGATGAGAATACCAAAGATGACGATGAGTTGGACTTGGATGATTGTccagatagtgatgatgatgagatgGAGTATGATGCAATATCAACGAAAGTtgataagaaaggtcaaaattataaATATATCTTCTTTGACTTTGAGAGTATGTTCCAAAATGATGAACATGTACCTAACCTATGCGTGTGTCAGTGGAGATGTGAGGTTTGTTTGCGTAATGAAAAGGATCAAACTCCCAGAGATGAAAGTTACGTAATTCTCAACCCCAATGAAGAAGCCGAGAGTGAGGTAGATGTGAAATACCCCGTTGATAGTTGTAGATGTGGAAAAGAGAGACAGAAAATTTTCCAAGGACCAAACACCAAGGCAGAGTTTGCCAAATTTCTATTGTCAGACTATAACCAAGATACCATAGTAATAAGTCATAACGGTAAGGCTTACGACAATATTTTTGctttaaatgaatttttaaaatgcAAAGGTGTGCTTCCGGACGTAATCTTTACAGGTGGTAAAATCATGTGTTTGAAAATACAAGCCATAAACCTAAAAATGATAGACTCTCACAACTTTTGCACGATGCCACTAAGTCAATTTCCCAAAACATTTCAACTTACAGAACTTAAAAAAGGTTACTTCCCATATTTTTGGAATACTCCAGAGCATCAAGATTATATAGGTGAACTACCCCCAATAGAAGCGTATGGAGCATCATCAATGAAACCGGACGCAAGGAAATCATTCCTTGAGTGGTATAAGAAACAAAAAGACGCGGGTATACAATTTCATCTGCAGGAAGAATTGCGTGAATACTGTGTTAGTGATGTCACGATACTAACTCAGGGTTGTTTGAAATTTAGGGACATTTTCATGGAAGCATCGATCAATGAAAATGTAGTGGGTGACTGTGGAGTTGATGTTTTCAAAACATGTATAACAATTGCCTCAGCATGTAGTTATATCTACAGACGTAACTTCATGCCTGAAAAATCGATCGCTATTCTTCCTCCAGATGGGTTTGTTGGAAACACTTTGCAATCAAAAAAAGCCTTGCAATGGCTTTACTATCAAGAACAAACCAgaaatatacaaatacaacattatGGTCGGGGGAAAGAAGTGAAGATATTAGGTAAGTATAGGGTAGATGGTATACATGGGAAAACCGTTTTTAGTTTCATGGGAGACTATTGGCATGGAAATCTGAGAAAGTACAAGTCTAAAACCTTGAACAAAAAGGTAGGTCGTACTATGGGGGAGCTTAATCTTGATACTATGGATAGAAAACGAGAGATAGAACAGGCTGGTTACAAAGTGATTGCTATTTGGGAAGACGAATTTGATGAGATGTTGAAGGATGAACGTGTACAACACATTCTTCGAGATTTCAACTATCAGGAACCCCTAAAGCCCCGAGATGCGTATTTTGGCGGTCGTACAGGGGCAACAAAATTATATTACAAGGCAAAAGAGGATGAGCTCTTAAGATATTATGATGTAACCAGCCTCTATCCATTTACAATGTATGATATGGACTTCCCTGTAGGAAAACACGAGATCATCACAGATCCAGCGGATCAAAACATATCGTCTTACTTTGGCCTTGCAAAAGTGACAGTGCTCCCTCCTCAAAATCTATATCATCCAGTACTACCCTTTAGATGTAATAACAAGTTACTATTTACATTATGTCGAACATGCGGTGAAATAAATACATCCCCTAAAGTGGAAAAGGATGAGAGTTATATAATCCGCAAATGCTCACACGATGTTGAAAAACGACAGTGGACAGGTACGTATACTACCATTGAACTTGAAGAAGCTGTAAGGGAAGGGTATTTGATACAACGGATTCACCAGGTATGGCACTTTAAGAACAAATCAAGGGATCTTTTTAAACGATACATATCCACCTTTTTGAGATACAAACAAGAGAGTGGTGGATATCCCAAGGACTGCGTCACAGACAAAGAAAGAGAAGATTATGTTAGtgattatttacaacatcaaggTATAGCGCTTAGACCCGACAAGATCAAAGTTAATCCAGGTTTAAGAGCCActtcaaaaatgtgtttgaatAGCTTATACGGTAAGTTTGGACAGAGAAATAATCTACCCAGCAAAAGGTACGTTGAAAACATAGGCCAACTTTGGTATCACTTAGATTCACCCGAGTATGAAGTGCACGATGTAAGATTCATATCTGACGATTGTGCGCAACTTCATTTCACCAAAGCGAATGAATTTGTACTTCCATCAAAACACACTAACGTCGTCATTGCTGCTTGGACTACCTCATTAGCGCGCCTTCAATTGTATAAATATCTAAAAGCTCTTCAAAGAAGGGTATGCTATTATGACACTGATTCCGTGATTTTTGTGTCTAAAAAAAACCCCCCTCCTGGTGAATATGAGCCCCTGTTAGGAAATTATCTCGGAGATCTCACCAACGAAATTTCAGGTGATGATGAAATGGAAGAATTTATAAGTGCTGGTAGTAAAAATTATACGTATAGATTGAAATCGGGAGAAACAGTATCAAAAGTTAGAGGTTTCACGCTTAACTTTCATGCTTCTCAACAGATTAACTTTGATTCTATCAAGGCAATGGTTTTAGGTGAAGGTCAACAAGAGATCGTTGTTCATAACGAGCATCAGATAGTTCGCAACATGTCAACTATAACAATACACAATAAACCTATGAGTAAAAAGTACAGAAAGGTTTTCAATAAACGTATACTAGAGAAGGGTTTTGACAGCTATCCTCACGGATATATTTTTGAATAG